Genomic DNA from Candidatus Nitrosopumilus koreensis AR1:
GGAGTTAGGAAAATACTCAAAGGCCAGCCACCTTGACCAGTTGCTATTTGGCAAACTTTTTGATAAATATCATCAATATCAGGGCGTTCTTCTCTATCTACCTTGATGTTTACAAAATTTTCATTCATGAATTGTGCGACTTCTTCATTTTCAAAGGATTCATGGGCCATCACATGACACCAATGACAAGAACTATACCCAATACTAAGAAAGATGGGTTTGTTTTCATCTTTGGCTTTTTTTAGGGCCTCAGAATTCCACCCATACCAATCAACAGGATTGTGTGCATGTTGAAGGAGATACGGACTAGTTTCATGAATCAGATTATTTTCTGCCACAGTTTTTTAGATTTCTTTTGATATTTGTATCTAATTGGTTTATCCCCAAATTCCTCTTCCTTCAGTTAATTCATAAATCCTGACATTGATTTTTCCAAGCAGTTTTACTTTGGACTTGTGGGCTTTTTTATCATGACTGTAATCTTTTTTTTCAACTAATTCTTGTAATCGTTTTAGTTGTTCAAGAGTAAGTTTCTTGAATTCGTTTTTCGAGCTAGATACGAGACGCAGTAGTTCCACTCTTTCTCTATCTTCATCAGTGATTTCAGGCACAGTATTGGATGGTTTGTGTCCTTTATTTTTCTAATGAATTTAGAACAAATATTAAAATTCGTTAAAAAAATTATGAGTTTATGGACAAGATGCGCGCAATGGTACTTGAGAGATGTGGAGCAATTGAAACAAATCCATTAAAGCTAACCCAAATTGACAGACATGAGATTAAAAGGCCAAATGAGATTTTGCTTAAAATTGAAGCATGTGGAGTTTGTCATTCGCAGCTTCACGGCATAGAAGGAGATTGGCAAGATATTGGAATTCCACCACAATTGCCAACAGTTCCAGGACATGAAGTTGTAGGAAAGGTGATAGAGATAGGAAGAGATGTCACAAAATTCAAAGTAGGAGATAGAGCAGGAATTACTCCATTGCTAGAAGCATGCAAAAAATGCCAATATTGCAAAGAAGGAAAAGAGTATCTTTGTGAATCATCTACAATTACAGGAGAATCTTTCAAGGGAGGATATACAGAATACATTACAGTTACGGAAGATTTTGCAACAAAAGTTCCTGAAAATATGAAACCAGAATATGCTGCACCGTTATTTTGTGCAGGAATTACAGCATACAAAGCAGTAAAAGCAGCAGAACCTCAAACTCATAAAAAAATAGGGATTTTCGGAATCGGCGGAGTAGGACACATGGCAGTACAATTTGCAAAAATAAAGGATTGTGATGTGATAGCATTTTCAAGGTCACAAAATCACCTTGATGTTGCAAAAAGATTAGGGGCAGTTGATGCAATAAAATTTTCTGATAATCAAGAAGAGTTTTTAAAAAAATTAAAGGAAAAACACGGAATGCTTGATGCTGCAATCGTTTTTGCACCTGCAGATATAGTCACAGACACAGCTATCAAAGCAGTAAAGAAAGGAGGACTCATAGTACTTGCAACTGTCGGAGAAAATCCACAATTCATGGCATTTGAAGAGAAAACCATTAGAGGGACATTAATTGGTTCGACTGCAGATATGGAAGAAGTAATCAAAATATGCAGTGAAAAAAATATTGAAGTAATTACAGAAACATTCCCATTAGAAAGTGCAAATAAAGTTCTTAAAAAATTAAAAGATTCAGAGATTGAAGCTAGGGCAGTTTTAATTCCTTGAGATTGAAATGGATTTGATGATATGAATTGTAACCGATGCCATCATACAGATGAAGCACACATTCCAAATGAGCAAAGCAATTCATTAATCAAAATGGGAAAATGTCAGATTCCCACATGTACATGCCAACAATATTTGGACCCAATACAAGAAATTGATGAAGAGTTGTTGTAACAGTTCATATATCAAAAATACTTTAGATATTCATGGAAAAGCACAAGCCATCTGATGAGATGATTAAGGAGTTAGATAATTTATTGTCAAAGATTAACGCTATGGAAATTGTTGCCTCAGATGATTTTCAAAAGAATTCAATTAAAATAATGAGGGCTTTAGTAGAAGGTCAGATGCATTCAATCAATGAATTTGGACATTTGAAAAAAGCAATTGACTTGCTTACACTTCAGTTGTTTGACGTTCAAAACAAAGTCAAGAGTTAAGTTTAGTATCACTAATACCGCAACTGCCACATCTATACAGTGTAGATTTTTCAAGGAATTGCTCTGGTTTCATTTCAGAGCCGCAGCATGGACAAGAAAATTTTTCAGTAGAATTATCTGATTTCCTTACAGCATAATCAGGTCTTTCATTAGAAACTTTTTCAACATTGCAAGGAGGATTGTAACGCATTTTGATCTTATTTAAGATACTTTCTCTATGTTCTTTACTTGCTTCAAATAAAGGCAATATTGCAAGATATAGTGATTTTTCAGAGCCAGATTTTTCAACCCAACATTTGAAACCTGAATGTTGAATGAAAAATGACTTGTCATC
This window encodes:
- a CDS encoding alcohol dehydrogenase catalytic domain-containing protein, translated to MDKMRAMVLERCGAIETNPLKLTQIDRHEIKRPNEILLKIEACGVCHSQLHGIEGDWQDIGIPPQLPTVPGHEVVGKVIEIGRDVTKFKVGDRAGITPLLEACKKCQYCKEGKEYLCESSTITGESFKGGYTEYITVTEDFATKVPENMKPEYAAPLFCAGITAYKAVKAAEPQTHKKIGIFGIGGVGHMAVQFAKIKDCDVIAFSRSQNHLDVAKRLGAVDAIKFSDNQEEFLKKLKEKHGMLDAAIVFAPADIVTDTAIKAVKKGGLIVLATVGENPQFMAFEEKTIRGTLIGSTADMEEVIKICSEKNIEVITETFPLESANKVLKKLKDSEIEARAVLIP